Proteins from a single region of Juglans microcarpa x Juglans regia isolate MS1-56 chromosome 5S, Jm3101_v1.0, whole genome shotgun sequence:
- the LOC121266920 gene encoding uncharacterized protein LOC121266920: MEDSSKRNDFNVRRLSLIDVCSEDDSLLFNSSLADSLHHQSSENQEHGNAELLENVYANILEDTIGPLERKERVLQPSESPEPEMTSKNGKYNLRKSLAWDSAFFTSAGVLEPDELSCIIEGVEKDEKQKLTRIQEEVQRSADSISTLESDGLTLESLESDLFEDVRASIQKSSKVSNAAKARSRTGSGVAETQPICSKKKVELASRSKIKANLVSSKPNVRLQASANLTNQVSVSPRVSQSFASRRESTSSLAKRPMVLVKDTPSSTPLTKRASLSDNHAKLGKDAKSASGRGAPVSKIPASGGSRNNVPRPPVSSKTSSLGSSVVTKTQTTSSFDSSGSVSSDSVSKSSTKSMKTKKDSITGRPPSFGSTSKTPSRTASRNKVQSGSPHLSAMLISSSKVAPSTSPASSISEWSSESYSSNSTVKQRSNNSRASLESTCKEASVDGDVPHVLEALKQCNEQGSVGHETLVIESPGECVKKASSASGALPHLASMRPSGLRLPSPKIGFFDGVKSTGRTPPGIMSSHPVARGGLPKTGAGNVTPNGGPNKAKSGNPQTCRTLTAIRSIKADPQRTLVNTKSKSPTPLKESSVAAIRSSSASRNVKSCPGISPRVQNRLSPKVQSRLSPKGGGESQLKDKEIEAEGCDIGMCASDIGIAEKSGSLDVLKDKVCSETKGSTPTTDMNVIPINGELNTSDSGSNFLVEKDTSYQKVGEEAKYVQADLKNDLPEIKITNVEEKFELEDQVDDVSRQVGAMDINKESLDKNIGDSLSLSQLNVGGKDISGALELSRQRELHGCTQQDEYLKCLSKPVTSNSPTTFEITSSMRTPFSEKDSFCNMDGFSDVLTGLKVVEVEKAAVLTSLESSMKENS; the protein is encoded by the exons ATGGAAGATTCCAGCAAAAGAAACGATTTTAATGTCCGACGCCTTAGCCTCATCGACGTCTGCTCTGAAGACGATTCCCTCCTCTTCAATTCTTCACTCGCTGATTCCCTCCACCACCAGTCTTCAG AAAATCAGGAACACGGAAATGCTGAGTTGTTGGAGAATGTGTATGCTAATATATTAGAGGACACAATTGGCCCTCTTGAACGGAAAGAACGTGTGCTTCAACCATCTGAATCGCCGGAACCTGAAATGACAAGCAAAAATGGCAAATATAACTTGCGTAAAAGCTTAGCATGGGATAGTGCTTTCTTCACAAGTGCAG GTGTTCTGGAACCGGACGAGCTATCTTGCATTATTGAAGGAGTTGAAAaggatgaaaaacaaaaattaacgAGGATTCAAGAGGAGGTACAACGATCTGCTGATTCAATCTCTACTTTAGAAAGCGATGGTTTGACATTAGAAAGTCTTGAGTCGGATTTGTTTGAAGATGTTAGAGCTTCGATCCAAAAGTCCAGTAAAGTTTCCAATGCCGCAAAAGCAAGAAGCAGAACAGGATCAGGAGTGGCAGAAACACAGCCCATTTGCT CTAAAAAGAAAGTGGAACTTGCGTCTCGGAGTAAG ATTAAGGCTAACCTAGTTTCCAGCAAGCCAAATGTACGATTGCAAGCATCAGCGAACTTGACAAACCAGGTTTCTGTTTCTCCACGAGTGTCACAG TCGTTTGCTTCAAGGAGAGAGTCTACTTCATCCCTTGCAAAGCGACCAATGGTACTAGTCAAGGACACTCCTAGCTCAACACCATTAACCAAAAGAGCTTCTCTGTCCGATAACCATGCCAAATTGGGAAAGGATGCAAAAAGTGCAAGTG GTAGAGGGGCTCCAGTTTCAAAAATACCTGCTTCAGGTGGTTCACGGAATAATGTTCCTAGGCCCCCAGTGTCTTCTAAAACATCTTCTTTGGGCTCATCAGTTGTGACCAAGACACAAACAACTTCCTCTTTTGATAGTTCTGGCAGTGTGTCTTCTGACAGCGTTAGTAAATCTTCTACCAAatcaatgaaaacaaaaaaagattccATAACTGGTCGCCCGCCTTCCTTTGGTTCAACCTCCAAAACGCCATCAAGAACTGCATCAAGAAATAAAGTTCAGTCTGGTAGTCCTCATCTCTCGGCTATGTTGATTTCTTCATCCAAGGTTGCCCCTAGTACTTCGCCTGCAAGCTCTATCAGTGAATGGTCCTCAGAGTCATATTCATCAAATTCTACAGTTAAACAAAGGTCTAATAACTCAAGAGCCAGCCTTGAAAGTACTTGCAAAGAGGCCTCCGTAGATGGTGATGTGCCTCATGTTTTGGAAGCTCTAAAACAATGTAACGAGCAAGGTTCAGTTGGGCATGAAACCCTGGTAATTGAATCACCTGGTGAATGTGTAAAGAAAGCTTCATCAGCATCTGGTGCACTTCCTCATTTGGCTTCTATGAGACCTTCAGGCCTTCGGTTGCCATCACCTAAAATTGGCTTCTTTGATGGG GTGAAATCAACTGGACGAACTCCACCTGGAATTATGTCATCTCATCCAGTGGCACGTGGTGGCTTGCCTAAAACTGGAGCAGGAAATGTTACCCCAAATGGAGGCCCAAACAAGGCAAAATCAGGAAATCCTCAAACTTGTAGAACTCTAACGGCAATCAGGAGCATAAAAGCTGATCCTCAGCGAACTTTGGTGAATACGAAATCTAAATCTCCTACACCTCTTAAAGAATCATCGGTTGCTGCAATCAGAAGCTCTAGTGCATCAAGGAATGTCAAAAGCTGTCCTGGCATATCTCCAAGAGTTCAAAACAGATTATCTCCAAAAGTTCAAAGTAGATTATCTCCGAAAGGTGGTGGAGAAAGTCAGTTGAAGGACAAGGAAATTGAAGCTGAAGGATGTGATATTGGTATGTGTGCTTCTGATATTGGAATAGCTGAGAAGAGTGGTAGCCTTGATGTTTTGAAGGATAAAGTGTGTTCAGAAACGAAGGGCAGTACCCCTACAACTGATATGAATGTCATTCCTATTAATGGAGAGCTTAATACGAGTGATTCAGGTTCTAATTTTCTTGTTGAAAAGGATACGTCCTATCAGAAAGTGGGCGAAGAAGCAAAATATGTCCAAGCTGATCTTAAGAATGATTTGCctgaaattaaaatcactaaTGTGGAAGAAAAGTTTGAGCTTGAAGATCAAGTTGATGACGTGAGCAGACAGGTTGGAGCTATGGATATAAATAAGGAGAGTCTGGACAAGAACATTGGCGATTCTCTTTCCCTTTCTCAGTTAAATGTTGGTGGTAAAGATATTTCTGGTGCTCTGGAGTTGTCCCGTCAAAGGGAGCTTCATGGTTGTACCCAACAGGATGAATATTTGAAATGTTTGTCAAAACCTGTCACCTCTAACTCTCCAACCACCTTTGAGATTACGTCCAGCATGAGGACACCTTTTTCTGAGAAGGATTCTTTTTGTAATATGGATGGGTTTTCTGATGTTTTAACAGGCTTGAAAGTCGTAGAGGTAGAGAAGGCAGCTGTCTTGACTTCTCTAGAAAGCAGTATGAAGGAAAACAGCTGA
- the LOC121266919 gene encoding 40S ribosomal protein S23, whose amino-acid sequence MGKTRGMGAGRKLKSHRRRQRWADKSYKKSHLGNEWKKPFAGSSHAKGIVLEKIGIEAKQPNSAIRKCARVQLIKNGKKIAAFVPNDGCLNYIEENDEVLIAGFGRKGHAVGDIPGVRFKVVKVSGVSLLALFKEKKEKPRS is encoded by the exons ATGGG GAAGACACGTGGTATGGGAGCTGGTCGCAAGCTGAAGTCCCACCGTAGGAGGCAAAGGTGGGCTGACAAGTCTTACAAAAAGTCCCACCTTGGAAATGAATGGAAGAAGCCATTTGCTGGGTCTTCCCATGCAAAAGGCATTGTCCTTGAGAAGAT AGGTATCGAGGCCAAGCAGCCAAACTCTGCTATCAGGAAATGTGCCAGAGTCCAACTGATCAAAAATGGGAAGAAGATTGCTGCATTTGTCCCCAACGATGGTTGCTTGAACTACATCGAAGAAAAT GATGAGGTGTTGATCGCCGGATTTGGTCGAAAAGGTCATGCTGTTGGTGATATTCCCGGAGTTAGGTTCAAAGTCGTGAAGGTTTCTGGTGTCTCCCTCCTGGCTCTATTCAAGGAGAAAAAGGAGAAGCCTAGGTCCTAA